The window TCTGTGCAGATGCCATCCTGGCATGCCTTCAACCGAAGCGAAGCAACCTCAGGAGCGTAATCGGCGGCCACGGTCAGGGAAACGCCGGCCACGTGTCCGATCGCCGGACAACCCACGGGTTCGGCGAGGCAGCCAGGGAGAAGCGCTGCGGTCCCAACAAGGGTTAAAGCCAACCCGATTCTGCCCATGCTTCAGAGTAGGACTTCGGGCCGTCGGTGTCGCTGAAATGCCGCTGGGGCAGGGCAAAAGGGGCTGCATCGTTACTACCCCCTGATGTCCGTTGCCCAACCGATACCGCACCCGGCGGAAGCTACGACGGAAGCCGCAAACCGCCGTCGTGCATTTCCGCCAAACCGTCCAGCAAGAGGCCCTCAAGGGCGCGCTCGAGTTGTTCTGGCGCTGAGTTGAGGCGGTGCAGTGCGGCGAGCGGGATTCCGACACCGGACGGAGCGAACCCGAGATCGGCCGGCGCTTGCTCGAACATCTCGCGGGGGACGGGGTTGGCAGCTTCGCGGAGGACGGCCATCACAGCGCCGCGCACTTGGCGGTCCGTGCCATGCCAGGACTGACCCTTGGGGGTGTACGACGGCGGCGGCTCACCGGCCGCGAGCCATGCGCAACTTGAGCGAACCGGGCAGTCTGCGCACTTGGGACTGCGGGCGGTGCACACCATGGCGCCCAGTTCCATGACCGACGCATTCCAGCGCACGGACAACTCCTGGTCCTCGGGCAGGAGGGCGTCGGCCAACCGCATTTCGGCGGCGGTCAAAGCAGGAGCCGGGAGTGCGCTGCCGGAGATGAGCCGCGCGTGG is drawn from Arthrobacter sp. 31Y and contains these coding sequences:
- a CDS encoding A/G-specific adenine glycosylase, which codes for MTLPDSGPLAGLHQTLDQWFAETARDLPWREPDCSPWGILVSEVMLQQTPVVRVLPVWLDWMERWPTPSHLADEPSGAAVRHWGRLGYPRRALRLHAAAVAIREQHGGKVPDTYDELLRLPGVGNYTAAAVAAFAFGQRETVVDTNIRRVHARLISGSALPAPALTAAEMRLADALLPEDQELSVRWNASVMELGAMVCTARSPKCADCPVRSSCAWLAAGEPPPSYTPKGQSWHGTDRQVRGAVMAVLREAANPVPREMFEQAPADLGFAPSGVGIPLAALHRLNSAPEQLERALEGLLLDGLAEMHDGGLRLPS